In a single window of the Hoyosella subflava DQS3-9A1 genome:
- the ybeY gene encoding rRNA maturation RNase YbeY: MSIEVNNESGVAVPAEDLSAVARYVLDQLDVHAAAELSMVFVDLDAMSELHQRWMDLPGPTDVMSFPMDEMIPGARPDASSPGPAMLGDIVICPQFAAKQAKQAGHSVDHELALLTIHGVLHLLGYDHAEPDEEKEMFDLQNSLLSDWFELRQAEARKVAQIERDRRLLGKVGLLNDPDELR, from the coding sequence GTGAGCATTGAGGTGAACAACGAGAGTGGAGTCGCGGTTCCCGCGGAGGACCTCAGCGCTGTCGCACGCTACGTACTTGATCAGCTCGACGTGCATGCAGCGGCGGAACTCTCGATGGTCTTCGTCGACCTCGACGCGATGTCCGAGCTTCATCAACGGTGGATGGACCTGCCTGGTCCGACGGATGTGATGTCCTTCCCGATGGACGAGATGATCCCCGGGGCACGGCCCGACGCGTCCTCACCGGGGCCGGCGATGCTGGGCGACATCGTGATCTGCCCTCAGTTCGCGGCAAAGCAGGCTAAACAGGCCGGTCACTCCGTCGATCATGAACTGGCCTTGCTGACCATCCACGGCGTCCTGCACCTCCTCGGCTACGACCACGCTGAGCCCGATGAGGAGAAGGAGATGTTCGACCTGCAGAACTCGCTCCTCAGCGACTGGTTTGAGCTGCGCCAAGCGGAGGCACGCAAGGTTGCGCAAATCGAGCGTGACCGCAGGTTACTTGGCAAAGTCGGCCTGCTCAATGACCCCGACGAGCTCCGGTAG
- a CDS encoding hemolysin family protein, translated as MLLGGVILLVLFGGLFAATDAALNTLSLARIEELVQTRQAGASGLTQLVRNRPQYVNLTVLLRVACEIAATVLLAAFLLSQFETRWALLLCAAIMVVVSYVLIGVGPRTLGRQHAYSIAIATSWPLRLLGSLLGPLMRVMILLGNAVTPGKGFRNGPFASEIELRELVDLAQERGVVAADEHRMIQSVFELGDTIAREVMVPRTEMVWIEEDKNAGQATTLAVRSGHSRIPVIGENIDDIRGVVYLKDLVRQTYTAVDGGRSVIVRDLMRPAVFVPDTKPLDSLLREMQRDRNHLVVLVDEYGGIAGIVTIEDILEEIVGEIADEYDTNEQAPVEPLGDGVYRVSARLPIEDLGELFGTRVEDDEVETVGGLIAHMLGRVPLPGSTVDVQGLHLIAEGGEDVRGRVRVHTVIARESDSANTEPEGESRADSAHGSKGTRGE; from the coding sequence ATGCTGCTAGGCGGCGTTATCCTTCTTGTCCTTTTTGGTGGTCTTTTCGCGGCGACGGACGCCGCGCTCAACACCTTGTCGCTGGCACGCATCGAAGAGCTCGTGCAAACCCGGCAGGCTGGTGCGAGTGGGTTGACGCAGCTCGTGCGGAACCGGCCCCAGTACGTCAATCTGACGGTGCTGCTCCGGGTGGCATGTGAGATAGCGGCCACAGTTCTGCTTGCCGCGTTTCTGCTCAGCCAGTTCGAGACGCGGTGGGCACTGCTTCTGTGCGCGGCCATCATGGTTGTTGTCAGCTACGTGCTGATCGGGGTGGGGCCCAGGACGCTCGGGCGTCAGCACGCTTACTCGATCGCTATCGCGACTTCCTGGCCGCTGCGCCTGCTCGGCTCGCTGCTAGGCCCGCTGATGCGGGTGATGATCCTGCTCGGCAACGCGGTGACACCTGGTAAGGGCTTCCGGAACGGGCCGTTCGCGTCGGAGATCGAATTGCGCGAACTCGTCGATCTCGCGCAGGAACGCGGGGTGGTGGCAGCGGACGAGCACCGAATGATCCAGTCGGTGTTCGAACTTGGTGACACGATTGCTCGAGAAGTGATGGTTCCCCGAACTGAAATGGTATGGATCGAAGAGGATAAGAACGCCGGGCAGGCGACAACGCTCGCCGTGCGCAGTGGCCATTCGCGAATCCCCGTCATAGGCGAAAACATCGATGACATCCGCGGCGTCGTCTATCTGAAAGACCTCGTCCGGCAGACTTACACGGCGGTCGACGGGGGCCGGAGCGTGATCGTGCGCGACCTCATGCGTCCCGCCGTGTTCGTGCCGGACACCAAGCCGCTCGACAGTCTGCTGCGCGAGATGCAACGCGACCGAAACCACCTCGTTGTGCTTGTCGACGAATACGGCGGAATCGCGGGAATTGTCACGATCGAGGACATTCTGGAAGAAATCGTCGGTGAAATCGCTGATGAGTACGACACGAATGAGCAGGCACCGGTCGAGCCGCTCGGTGACGGTGTATACCGCGTCTCGGCGCGGCTGCCCATCGAAGATCTCGGGGAACTGTTCGGCACACGCGTCGAAGACGATGAGGTCGAGACTGTAGGTGGTCTGATTGCCCACATGCTAGGCCGCGTGCCACTGCCAGGTTCGACAGTGGACGTTCAAGGACTTCACCTCATCGCTGAAGGTGGAGAGGACGTTCGCGGGCGGGTGCGCGTTCACACCGTGATCGCCCGCGAATCAGACAGCGCCAACACCGAGCCTGAGGGCGAATCTCGGGCTGACTCAGCTCATGGAAGCAAGGGGACACGTGGTGAGTGA
- the era gene encoding GTPase Era: MEARGHVVSDVSGGSDDFRSGFVCLVGRPNTGKSTLTNALVGAKVAITSSRPQTTRHTIRGIIHRDDAQIILVDTPGLHRPRTLLGQRLNDLVRDTYTEVDAVGICIPADEKIGPGDRWIHEQIGAVAPKTTLFGIVTKIDKVSKNAVAEQLLAVSQLLGPEREVIPVSATSGENLDRVVALLRSLMPPGPAFYPDGELTDEPENVLMAELIREAALEGVRDELPHSLAVVIEEVNDSKTRRGEPVLTIFANLYVERSSQKAIIIGKGGARLREVGIKARAQLERIFGTKVFLDLHVKIAKDWQRDPKQLGKLGF; the protein is encoded by the coding sequence ATGGAAGCAAGGGGACACGTGGTGAGTGATGTTTCGGGCGGTTCAGACGACTTCAGGTCGGGCTTTGTGTGCCTCGTCGGTCGTCCGAATACCGGGAAATCAACACTGACCAACGCGCTGGTGGGGGCGAAGGTCGCGATCACGTCCTCGCGACCGCAGACCACCCGCCACACCATTCGTGGGATCATCCACCGCGATGACGCACAGATCATCCTCGTTGACACACCAGGCCTGCACCGGCCGCGAACCTTGCTAGGGCAGCGGCTGAATGATCTGGTGCGAGATACGTACACCGAGGTGGATGCAGTAGGGATCTGCATCCCCGCAGATGAGAAGATCGGACCGGGCGACCGCTGGATTCACGAGCAAATCGGCGCTGTCGCGCCCAAAACCACGCTGTTCGGCATTGTCACAAAGATCGACAAGGTGTCGAAGAACGCCGTTGCCGAGCAACTGCTGGCAGTGTCGCAGCTATTGGGGCCGGAACGAGAGGTCATCCCGGTATCTGCAACATCAGGTGAAAACCTCGACCGTGTCGTCGCATTGCTGCGTTCGCTCATGCCCCCGGGACCGGCGTTCTATCCCGACGGGGAGCTGACCGATGAGCCAGAGAACGTTCTGATGGCCGAACTCATCCGGGAAGCTGCGCTCGAGGGGGTACGTGACGAACTCCCTCACTCGCTAGCGGTTGTCATTGAAGAGGTGAACGACAGCAAGACTCGTCGCGGTGAACCAGTTCTGACAATCTTCGCAAATCTCTATGTCGAGCGTTCATCTCAGAAGGCGATCATCATTGGAAAGGGCGGCGCGAGACTTCGCGAAGTGGGCATAAAGGCGCGCGCCCAACTGGAGCGAATCTTCGGAACCAAAGTGTTTCTCGACTTGCACGTGAAGATAGCCAAGGACTGGCAGCGCGACCCAAAACAGCTGGGCAAATTAGGTTTTTGA
- the pstS gene encoding phosphate ABC transporter substrate-binding protein PstS: MRNWRSLVAVGATLPVVAFAAACGGDNGNGEGGATGGNGGSLSGNLTGAGATFPNPVFQEWAADFGAVEPGVRINYQSIGSGGGIEQFIRSTVDFGSSERYLSDEDLEEAASARGCEGVQFPVIFGSVVIAFNDPELDGMVLTADTIAKIYDRQITNFNDPELQELNPDMDLPDQDIIPVHRSDGSGTTYVFSHYLSTENDEWADKYGEGTEVQWASGTVGGQGNEGVSAQINQNRGALGYVNQAYAIETGMAQASVVNADGEAIYPTLEATTEASELAEIPDSFQFDIDNIGGEGYPITGTNWIFVYECGYDDNTAEMLKAYWNWVLTSDEADELALELGYAPMGAELKERVQAQVERINSQN, from the coding sequence ATGCGTAATTGGCGTTCCCTGGTTGCCGTTGGCGCGACATTGCCTGTCGTCGCTTTCGCTGCCGCATGTGGTGGCGACAACGGCAATGGAGAGGGGGGAGCAACCGGTGGAAACGGTGGCTCACTCAGCGGGAACCTGACGGGTGCGGGCGCGACCTTCCCCAACCCCGTCTTCCAGGAATGGGCTGCAGATTTCGGCGCAGTGGAGCCCGGTGTCCGGATCAACTACCAGAGCATCGGTTCCGGTGGCGGCATCGAGCAGTTCATCCGTAGCACCGTCGACTTCGGCTCATCCGAGCGTTACCTGAGCGATGAGGACCTCGAAGAAGCAGCATCTGCCCGCGGCTGTGAAGGCGTCCAGTTCCCCGTCATCTTCGGCTCGGTGGTCATCGCTTTCAATGATCCCGAACTCGACGGCATGGTCCTGACGGCCGATACCATCGCGAAGATCTACGACCGCCAGATCACCAACTTCAACGATCCTGAACTGCAGGAACTCAACCCGGATATGGACCTGCCCGACCAGGACATCATCCCGGTACACCGGTCCGACGGCTCCGGCACCACCTACGTGTTCTCGCACTACCTGAGCACCGAGAACGACGAGTGGGCCGACAAGTACGGCGAAGGCACCGAGGTCCAGTGGGCTTCCGGCACCGTCGGAGGTCAGGGCAATGAGGGGGTATCCGCGCAGATCAACCAGAACCGTGGCGCACTGGGATACGTCAACCAGGCTTACGCCATCGAGACGGGAATGGCGCAGGCCAGCGTCGTGAACGCAGACGGTGAAGCGATCTACCCGACGCTCGAGGCAACGACCGAGGCATCTGAGCTCGCCGAAATCCCGGACAGCTTCCAGTTCGACATCGACAACATCGGTGGCGAGGGCTACCCGATCACGGGTACCAACTGGATCTTCGTCTACGAGTGCGGTTACGACGACAACACCGCTGAGATGCTGAAGGCCTACTGGAACTGGGTTCTTACCTCTGACGAGGCAGACGAGCTCGCGCTTGAACTGGGCTACGCGCCCATGGGAGCCGAGCTGAAGGAACGCGTTCAAGCTCAGGTCGAGCGCATCAACTCGCAGAACTGA
- the pstC gene encoding phosphate ABC transporter permease subunit PstC, with protein MSVLSPQSGPDLKNRSSSRFADPMFRWLVTIAGTTVLIVLALMVVRTVQEAWPILQHEGFFGFLFGTEWQAGYSRNEITGTYGAWPFIYGTIVTAVVGIIIALPLALAVALYLTQLAPSRLRNPLSYTVEMLAAVPSIIFGMWGFFWLMPNVLRPYVLEPLERAFGWFFLFEGPVYGTSYLSAGIILAIMILPIMTAIFREVFAVNSIDQQYAAYGLGATRFEVMRKVILPSSFSGIVGGTMLGLGRALGETVAVLFLVGGAQTLSTSLAQPGNTMAAHIANTFQDASPETVKGLMAIGVALFIVTMTINVLARLLVWRLGRMTGDSAV; from the coding sequence ATGTCAGTTCTTTCACCACAAAGTGGTCCTGACCTGAAGAACCGGAGTTCGTCGCGTTTCGCTGACCCCATGTTCCGCTGGCTTGTCACGATCGCGGGAACGACCGTCCTCATCGTTCTTGCGCTCATGGTCGTGCGGACAGTGCAAGAGGCCTGGCCGATCCTGCAGCACGAGGGATTCTTCGGTTTCCTCTTTGGCACCGAGTGGCAAGCGGGCTACTCGCGCAACGAAATCACCGGCACGTACGGCGCTTGGCCGTTTATCTACGGCACGATCGTCACCGCAGTTGTCGGCATCATCATCGCGCTTCCGCTTGCCCTCGCAGTCGCCCTGTACTTGACGCAGCTTGCGCCATCCAGGCTGCGCAACCCGCTTTCCTACACCGTGGAAATGCTCGCAGCTGTGCCAAGCATCATCTTCGGCATGTGGGGGTTCTTCTGGCTGATGCCGAACGTTCTGCGGCCCTACGTACTTGAGCCCCTCGAACGTGCCTTCGGCTGGTTCTTCCTGTTTGAGGGACCCGTGTACGGGACCAGCTACCTCAGCGCCGGCATCATCCTGGCCATCATGATCCTGCCGATCATGACCGCGATTTTCCGCGAGGTTTTCGCGGTCAACTCGATCGACCAGCAGTACGCCGCGTACGGTCTCGGGGCTACGCGTTTCGAGGTGATGCGTAAAGTCATCCTGCCGTCGAGTTTCTCCGGCATCGTGGGTGGCACAATGCTGGGCCTTGGCCGCGCTCTCGGTGAAACCGTAGCTGTTCTTTTCCTGGTGGGCGGAGCACAGACGCTCAGTACCAGCCTTGCCCAGCCCGGTAACACCATGGCCGCCCACATCGCCAACACTTTCCAGGACGCATCGCCGGAAACAGTGAAGGGCCTGATGGCGATCGGCGTCGCGCTCTTCATCGTGACCATGACCATCAATGTTCTGGCGCGGCTGCTGGTGTGGCGCCTCGGCCGTATGACGGGAGATTCCGCAGTATGA
- the pstA gene encoding phosphate ABC transporter permease PstA gives MSTQLATRSTPTGHRSLRDRQGNAPRRTRFNTFSTGVLTIAMAIAMVPLFLIIGYVAYRGYGVIGWDFFTQNEPPYRREGGGYAAGFFGTLYIMLLSIAMAVPLGIATAIYLVEYGTGRFALVIRFFTDVMTGIPSIFVGLFVYGLLVSGWVTWGFGTFVAAVAIAIIMLPIVTRAAEEMLKLVPDEWRNASFGLGAGKAQTILRTVLPAAAPGITTGVMLAIARGIGETAPLILTALGASWIVTSLQGDPQGAVPLQIYDGARQAFEAGIERAFGGALSLFGLVLIMVVGARLIGARANKRKG, from the coding sequence ATGAGCACCCAGTTAGCTACTCGCTCCACGCCGACGGGGCACCGCAGTCTCCGCGACCGCCAAGGCAACGCCCCGCGCCGGACCCGCTTCAACACGTTCAGCACTGGGGTTCTTACTATCGCGATGGCGATCGCGATGGTGCCGCTCTTCCTGATCATCGGGTACGTCGCCTACCGCGGCTATGGTGTGATCGGGTGGGACTTCTTCACCCAGAACGAGCCCCCATATCGCCGCGAGGGCGGTGGCTACGCGGCCGGCTTCTTCGGCACCCTCTACATCATGCTGCTCTCCATCGCGATGGCCGTGCCGCTCGGCATTGCCACAGCAATCTATCTCGTGGAATACGGCACGGGACGTTTCGCGCTCGTCATTCGATTCTTCACAGATGTCATGACCGGCATCCCATCGATCTTTGTTGGTCTTTTCGTCTACGGTCTGCTGGTATCTGGCTGGGTGACCTGGGGCTTCGGAACATTCGTCGCTGCGGTTGCCATCGCGATCATCATGCTGCCGATCGTTACCCGAGCAGCCGAGGAGATGCTCAAGCTCGTCCCCGACGAGTGGCGAAACGCCAGTTTCGGCCTCGGCGCTGGCAAAGCTCAAACGATTCTGCGCACGGTGCTGCCGGCTGCCGCTCCAGGCATCACCACGGGAGTCATGCTCGCCATTGCACGCGGCATAGGTGAAACGGCCCCACTGATCCTGACGGCGCTCGGCGCCTCGTGGATTGTGACGTCGCTGCAGGGCGACCCTCAGGGCGCTGTGCCGCTGCAGATCTATGACGGCGCACGACAAGCATTCGAGGCGGGAATCGAGCGTGCATTCGGCGGTGCGCTGAGCCTCTTCGGCCTCGTCCTCATCATGGTCGTCGGCGCGCGCCTCATCGGTGCTCGAGCCAACAAGCGGAAGGGATGA
- the pstB gene encoding phosphate ABC transporter ATP-binding protein PstB, protein MFEIADASVTYGSFVALRNVSFDIPRNRVTALIGPSGCGKSTLLRCLNRMNDLIPGTTVGGTINFNGENMYDDDIDAAEVRRRIGMVFQRPNPFQMSIYDNVAFGPRLNGYKGNMDDLVERSLQRAGLWDEVYKKLKDSGTAISGGQQQRLCIARAIAVEPEVLLMDEPCSALDPIATLKIEDLIRELAGTLTIVIVTHNMQQAGRVSDKTAFFSVEDGDADRRPGELVEFADTEYIFTKTTNKRTEDYISGRFG, encoded by the coding sequence GTGTTCGAGATTGCCGACGCCTCGGTGACATATGGGAGCTTCGTGGCGCTGCGGAACGTCAGCTTCGACATCCCGCGCAACCGGGTAACCGCCCTGATCGGTCCGTCGGGCTGCGGCAAGTCGACGCTGCTGCGCTGCCTGAACCGGATGAATGATCTGATCCCGGGCACGACGGTCGGCGGAACCATCAATTTCAACGGCGAGAACATGTACGACGACGATATCGATGCCGCCGAAGTGCGCCGCCGGATCGGCATGGTCTTCCAGCGTCCAAACCCGTTCCAGATGTCGATCTACGACAACGTTGCATTCGGCCCGCGGCTCAATGGTTACAAGGGCAACATGGACGATCTGGTCGAGCGGTCGCTGCAGCGAGCGGGACTGTGGGATGAGGTCTACAAGAAGCTGAAAGACAGCGGCACCGCGATCTCGGGCGGCCAGCAGCAACGCTTGTGCATCGCGCGCGCGATCGCGGTCGAGCCCGAGGTGCTGCTCATGGATGAGCCGTGCTCTGCACTCGACCCCATTGCGACGCTCAAGATCGAGGATCTCATCCGTGAGCTCGCTGGCACGCTGACGATCGTCATCGTCACCCACAACATGCAGCAAGCAGGGCGCGTGTCGGACAAGACCGCCTTCTTCAGTGTCGAAGACGGTGACGCAGACCGTCGCCCCGGTGAGCTCGTCGAATTCGCGGACACCGAATACATCTTCACGAAAACAACGAACAAGCGGACCGAGGACTACATCAGTGGTCGATTCGGCTGA
- the pstB gene encoding phosphate ABC transporter ATP-binding protein PstB, which yields MAHTVPTGSMTNAGAVSQARTPGVQIDLQHAKAARSVSRSGPAITCDDVKVFYKKFLAVRDVNMTFNRNEVSALIGPSGCGKSTVLRCLNRMNDLVPGARVEGMIRFEGTDIYGAGVDVNEVRRRIGMVFQKPNPFPKSIYDNVAYGPRVTKMQVDSMDDLVEEALRKAAIWDEVKSNLKGSALALSGGQQQRLCIARAIATKPEVILMDEPCSALDPIATLKIEDLMDSLAQEFTIIIVTHNMQQAARVSQRTAFFTAEADEHGDRTGRLVEFDDTAKMFSNPGDERTEAYISGRFG from the coding sequence ATGGCACACACGGTCCCGACAGGCAGCATGACCAACGCCGGTGCTGTATCCCAGGCGCGGACACCTGGCGTGCAGATCGACTTGCAGCACGCGAAGGCAGCGCGATCCGTTAGTCGCAGCGGACCCGCAATCACCTGCGATGACGTCAAGGTGTTCTACAAGAAGTTCCTCGCTGTCCGGGACGTCAACATGACGTTCAACCGGAATGAGGTGTCCGCTCTGATCGGACCGTCGGGCTGCGGTAAGTCGACCGTCCTGCGTTGCCTTAACCGGATGAACGATCTCGTTCCCGGTGCGCGGGTCGAAGGCATGATTCGTTTCGAAGGCACAGACATCTACGGCGCCGGAGTGGACGTCAACGAAGTGCGTCGCCGGATCGGCATGGTCTTCCAGAAGCCGAATCCGTTCCCGAAGTCGATCTACGACAACGTCGCATACGGCCCGCGCGTCACCAAGATGCAGGTCGACAGCATGGATGACCTCGTCGAAGAGGCGCTGCGCAAAGCCGCAATCTGGGATGAGGTGAAAAGCAACCTGAAGGGCAGTGCTCTCGCCCTTTCGGGCGGTCAGCAGCAGCGGCTCTGCATCGCGCGCGCGATTGCGACCAAGCCTGAAGTGATTCTGATGGATGAGCCGTGTTCCGCGCTCGACCCGATCGCGACGCTCAAGATCGAAGATCTGATGGATTCCCTTGCGCAGGAATTCACGATCATCATCGTCACACACAACATGCAGCAAGCTGCGCGTGTTTCGCAGCGCACCGCGTTCTTCACCGCGGAGGCCGACGAGCACGGCGATCGCACCGGGAGACTTGTCGAGTTCGACGATACCGCCAAGATGTTCAGCAACCCGGGCGACGAGCGTACTGAAGCGTACATCTCCGGCCGCTTCGGCTGA
- a CDS encoding response regulator transcription factor, with protein sequence MDMHVANAGSADSRGAARARPFILVVDDDRQLVDELVVGLSSYGFDVHVCPDPAEALLLVGRLQPDVVIAANVGGRIGTIEFLSIVRASEPELPLFAGADADSGAFAARAAAKANIVIPRPYRLRELPALLQSYVRAGSPWQSRPQALSLGRLRVDAVTPQMWLDGECTRLPPREFALLRYFAEHEGAVVSRQELIDAAWHGSATHSNTLTVHIARLRRRLGDDEANPQWIRAIRGFGYQFRAPSA encoded by the coding sequence ATGGACATGCACGTGGCGAACGCGGGATCAGCGGACAGCCGCGGGGCGGCCCGTGCGCGCCCCTTCATCCTTGTCGTGGATGATGACCGGCAACTCGTCGACGAACTCGTCGTTGGGCTCAGCAGTTACGGGTTTGATGTTCACGTCTGCCCTGACCCTGCTGAGGCGCTCTTACTGGTCGGGCGCCTCCAGCCGGATGTAGTGATCGCCGCGAACGTGGGCGGACGGATCGGCACGATCGAGTTTCTGTCGATCGTCCGCGCCTCTGAACCTGAGCTGCCACTGTTCGCGGGAGCGGATGCGGACTCGGGCGCTTTCGCGGCGCGTGCGGCCGCGAAGGCAAACATCGTCATTCCGCGGCCGTACCGGCTGCGCGAGCTGCCTGCGCTGTTGCAGTCTTACGTCCGGGCGGGGAGTCCATGGCAGTCACGGCCGCAAGCCCTGAGCCTCGGCCGGCTGCGGGTCGATGCGGTCACCCCGCAGATGTGGCTAGATGGTGAATGCACGCGCCTGCCACCGCGGGAGTTCGCACTGCTCCGATATTTCGCCGAGCATGAAGGCGCGGTTGTCAGCAGGCAGGAGCTGATCGACGCGGCCTGGCATGGCTCAGCCACACACAGCAATACCCTGACGGTTCATATCGCAAGGTTGCGGCGTCGGCTCGGGGACGACGAGGCCAACCCTCAGTGGATACGAGCGATACGCGGGTTCGGGTACCAGTTCCGCGCGCCCAGCGCGTGA
- the recO gene encoding DNA repair protein RecO codes for MRLYRDCAVVLRQHKLGEADRILTLLTREHGIVRAVAKGIRRTRSKFGARLEPFNHVDVLLHPGRNLDIVTQVHAVNTFASDIACDYGRYTTGCAILETAERLAGEEHAPVPRLYQLTVGALRAVGQGQRETGLVLDAFLLRAMGLAGWAPALRDCARCGVHGPHRAFHVAAGGSVCVHCRPPGAATPSAGVLDLMDALVTGEWGYAEQTATQVRSQASGLTAAHLQWHLERQLRTLPLIERSRPHAQAGVVQDEGCDTATLPTGPLASGI; via the coding sequence GTGAGGTTGTACCGGGATTGCGCGGTGGTGCTGCGCCAGCACAAGCTGGGCGAGGCTGACCGTATCCTTACGCTCTTGACCCGAGAGCATGGCATCGTCCGTGCTGTCGCGAAGGGAATCAGGCGCACCAGGTCGAAGTTTGGTGCGCGACTCGAGCCTTTCAATCATGTTGACGTGCTGCTTCATCCTGGCCGTAACCTCGACATTGTCACTCAGGTCCATGCAGTGAATACGTTCGCGTCCGATATCGCCTGCGACTATGGGCGCTATACCACGGGCTGCGCGATTCTCGAGACCGCAGAACGTCTCGCGGGGGAGGAACACGCACCGGTTCCGCGTTTGTACCAGCTGACGGTCGGTGCGCTGCGCGCCGTAGGGCAGGGGCAGCGGGAGACGGGCTTGGTGCTGGATGCGTTTCTGCTGCGTGCGATGGGGCTTGCTGGCTGGGCTCCCGCGCTGCGGGACTGTGCACGATGTGGCGTACACGGGCCGCACCGTGCTTTTCACGTGGCAGCGGGCGGGTCCGTGTGTGTTCATTGTCGTCCGCCGGGTGCGGCGACACCCTCAGCTGGGGTTCTCGACCTCATGGATGCCTTGGTGACAGGGGAGTGGGGTTACGCCGAGCAGACAGCCACGCAGGTTCGTAGCCAGGCAAGTGGTCTCACTGCTGCACACCTTCAATGGCACCTGGAACGGCAACTTCGCACACTCCCGCTGATTGAGCGATCCCGCCCTCATGCCCAGGCCGGGGTCGTGCAAGATGAAGGGTGTGACACAGCGACATTACCGACGGGGCCCCTGGCGAGCGGGATCTAG
- a CDS encoding isoprenyl transferase: protein MKGVTQRHYRRGPWRAGSSSADAAAHSVRPPDPHPSGAKPPSLPREFVPKHVALVMDGNGRWAEERGLPRTEGHKRGEAVLMDAVCGCIEMGVSWLSAYAFSTENWRRSPEEVRFLMGFNRDVIRRRRDEMNEMGVRVRWAGRRPRLWRSVIRELEVAEELTKHNTVMTLTMCVNYGGRAEIVDATREIARKAAAGEINPERITEATFARHLDEPDMPDVDLFLRPSGELRTSNFLLWQSAYAEFVFQEKLFPDFDRRDLWNACVEYAKRDRRYGGVRPLDAP, encoded by the coding sequence ATGAAGGGTGTGACACAGCGACATTACCGACGGGGCCCCTGGCGAGCGGGATCTAGCAGCGCAGATGCAGCGGCGCATTCGGTGCGTCCGCCTGACCCGCACCCGTCCGGCGCCAAGCCGCCCTCTCTGCCGCGAGAATTCGTGCCGAAGCATGTCGCCCTTGTCATGGACGGCAACGGCCGCTGGGCCGAGGAGCGGGGCTTGCCGCGCACCGAGGGCCATAAGCGAGGTGAAGCAGTCCTCATGGACGCTGTGTGCGGGTGCATCGAAATGGGGGTTTCCTGGCTGTCTGCCTACGCCTTCTCCACAGAGAACTGGCGCCGCAGCCCAGAGGAAGTCCGCTTCCTCATGGGATTCAACCGCGATGTGATCCGTCGGCGCCGCGACGAAATGAACGAGATGGGCGTACGCGTCCGCTGGGCAGGCCGGCGTCCGAGGCTGTGGCGCAGCGTCATACGCGAACTCGAGGTTGCCGAGGAATTGACAAAACACAACACGGTCATGACCCTCACGATGTGCGTGAATTACGGGGGGCGCGCTGAGATCGTCGACGCCACGCGGGAGATCGCACGCAAGGCAGCGGCAGGGGAGATCAACCCCGAGCGAATTACCGAAGCGACGTTCGCGCGGCATCTCGACGAGCCGGATATGCCTGATGTCGATCTGTTCCTCCGGCCCTCAGGCGAACTGCGCACGTCGAACTTCCTGCTATGGCAATCGGCCTACGCGGAGTTCGTCTTTCAGGAGAAACTTTTCCCTGACTTCGACCGGCGCGATCTGTGGAACGCGTGTGTGGAGTACGCGAAGCGGGACCGCCGGTACGGAGGTGTGCGGCCTCTAGACGCTCCCTGA
- a CDS encoding Fur family transcriptional regulator, whose translation MSAPAGSQRKRPSPAIGVRSTRQRAAVTALLNDVEEFRSAQDIHDELRRRGEGIGLTTVYRTLQSLAETGAVDVLRTDNGEAVYRRCSSGHHHHLVCRDCGFTVEIKGDEVERWSHSIASENGFTDISHIVEVFGICRECQHSGSV comes from the coding sequence ATGTCCGCGCCCGCAGGATCCCAACGCAAGCGCCCCTCACCAGCGATCGGAGTCCGCTCAACCCGCCAGCGCGCTGCCGTGACAGCGCTGCTCAACGATGTCGAGGAGTTCCGTTCCGCTCAAGATATTCACGATGAGCTGCGCCGCCGCGGCGAAGGCATCGGGCTGACAACGGTGTATCGCACGCTGCAGTCGCTGGCAGAGACCGGCGCTGTCGATGTGCTTCGCACTGATAACGGCGAAGCCGTATACCGCAGATGCTCGTCGGGCCACCACCACCACTTGGTGTGCCGGGACTGCGGATTCACCGTCGAGATCAAGGGCGACGAGGTTGAGCGCTGGTCGCATTCGATCGCTTCGGAGAACGGTTTCACTGACATCAGTCATATCGTCGAAGTCTTCGGCATCTGCCGGGAGTGTCAGCACTCAGGGAGCGTCTAG